Part of the Halalkalibacter krulwichiae genome is shown below.
TGTAACCAATGATAAAGTCTTTTCTTTCCTTTAAGATGATACATACTTTCTCTTTCTAAGGACTCATCGCAGTTCACATTAGCCTTGTGAGCAAAATGCCATAACTTCTTCACCCCTAGTTTAAGTTGAACCAAAGAATTACAGACGGGACAATAAAACTTCCTTTTATTGCGTAGCTCCCTTAATTCATCGATTCGCCAATCATCAATCATAGAAATGATCGTACCATCTTCAAATTTTGCATTAAACAATGAATTACCACCTCCATATTCAATAGTAGTTAATTTACTTCGATTTTATCTAAGAAAATTCCTGCAACATTTAAATAAACATCATAAAAAGCTGTTGTCTTATTAACACAACAGCTTTCAATTATAATAATGGAGATAACAATCTAGATGTTGATTCAATAATTCGATGGAAGATAGAACGGTTTTTAAATAATTTATAATCGAGCTGATTGGAATGATTTAAATCATAGACAAAATCACTAACTAATTTTGTTACACTTTTTGTTCGATATAAATAAGCATTCACTTCAAAATTAAGGTGAAAGCTACGCATATCCATATTTGAGGTGCCAATCGAAGCAAGTTCATGGTCAACAATCATTAATTTACTATGCATAAACCCTCGATTGTATTCATACACCTTAACTCCTGTCTCCAACAGCTCAGGGAAGTACGATCGAGAAGCATGGAAAACAATGCGCTTATCTGGACGGTTGGGAACTAGTAACCGGACATCTATTCCACTAAGGGCTGCAATCTTTAATGCACTTAAAATGTCATCATCTGGTATGAAATAAGGACTTGCGATCCAAATCGATTTCTTGGCTGACGTAATCATCGAAAAAAACAACTTCTTATTAACTTCCCAGCGAGTATCAGGGCCGCTCGCAATCATTTGTACCCCACCATCTCCAGAAACGGTTGGTAGAGATGGAGAAAGATAAGTTGGACTTAATATTTTCTCTCCTGTTTGATAGAACCAATCTCGTAAAAAAATAAGTTGAAGTGTTCGTACAGCCTCTCCCCTAACGAACAAATGTGTATCTCGCCATTTTCCGAAATATGAATGCCTACCTAAATATTCATCTCCGATATTTAACCCACCAACAAAGCCAATTACTCCATCAATCACAATGATTTTTCTATGATTTCGATAATTAAGTTTATGATTTAAAAATGGAAGCCTTACCGGGGAAAATGGAACGACTTCAACCCCTGACATTCGTAAATCTTTAATGTACGCTTTTGATAACTTCCAACTCCCAACAGCATCATAAAGAAAGCGTACTTCTACACCAGCTTTTGCTCTTTCCATTAATATGTCTTTTATCTCTTTTCCGAGCTTATCGTCACGAACAATATAATATTCTAGATGAATATGATGTTTTGCTAGTCGAAGAGCTCGTAAAATATGAGTAAAGGTTTCTTTTCCATCTGTCAGTACCTTTGTTTCACTTGAAAAAGAAACGGGATTATTCCCTAATCGATGGGCTAATCGAAAAAGAAGTTGTTGATGTTCTCCCATACTATTAATTTGGTCCTCATTTAACTGTCTGTCCCCCTCAATCTTTTTAAACTCTTGTTCGTCTTGTATTGCTTTATTTGAAAAAGAACGATTTTTACGATGATTTTGACCAAATAACAAATAAAAAAAGAAGCCAAATAAAGGAAATGCAGCTAACACCAATAACCATGTTAATGTTTTAGTAGGATGACGATTTTCAAAAAATATGACAACAGCTATAAACACAACCGATAAAGAGAAAGCCACACTCAGCGCACCAACGACCCAGCCCTCCCAATGTCCTCTAGTCATATAAAGCAAAGCCAGTAATAAAGCCAAGAATACTATTACATTTAATTGATTTTTCATGTTCCTCTCCGTCCCCAAACTATCATTACGATACCATCAAAGCTTTTTGGATTTAAAAAAGGGGAATCGACCCAAAAGGATCTTCCCCTAAAATGTTAAAATCTTTCTTCATTTAGTTTATTTTGAGAAAGAAGTTCGAATGACAGGTAATGCATTCTCTTTAACGATTTCTTTACCGTATTCCATCATTCGATAAATTGATATATCTGACTCATAGCCGTATTCAAGCATTTGGCTAAGCATATCATCTTGTTCATCTTCGTTATAGCGTTCATCATTGAAGACTACATATAAATAGTACGTTCCTTCAAAATGATAAAGTTCATTATATAAATCATCTATAAAGAAATTATGACTAAGCGAGATAATATCCTCGAAATCTCTAAAGCCAATTACTATCTCAAGATGATCATTAGCAGGCTCTAATTCATCCTCTTCATTACCAGCCATTAAATCAATCAGATTAGTATCTCCTGAATCCCTATCTGAAACGGGTATTTCAAGCTTAACATTGCCATCAGAGACTTGACCTCTTGTAACGACAATTTCTAATCCTTTATCTAGTGCATGAATTTGAATCCAGAGTGGTCCTTCTAACTCAAACTCATCATCTCGATCATTTGCTTCGTTCATCATTTCGAAGAAGAGCTCTTCTCCACGCTCACGATTGTACCAAATTTCATCTCGATCAAAGCCTCTATCCTCAATATCTGTATACGTTATATAAAACTTAATGGTTGTATCATTTACGCGTTCAATATCCATTTTCGCTCTCCCTCCTACTCGTATTGGTTGCATGGATTAAATCTTGATGAGGCCTTTGTTCTAACCCCCTTCAAATCCTTAGTAAGGATAATGCTGCACACAGATAACTTCTTACATCATTAAATTCGTTATTCGTGCTCTAATTACCTTCCTGCATGATTGAATCTTGTGGGCAACCTTTTATTCCTCATCTAGCAAAGAATGCTTACTTCTATTTTATGATAAATCCTTTGAAATTGGAAATCTAAAAACCAGAATCGATCATATTTTTGAAAAAACATTGTTTCCAATCATATTTTCTTTTGATAGGCCATATTGTTTCTTAGTAGGGAGACAAGCCCTCTCACTCAAACTTACTAAGCTAAGATCATTGTATGAGTTCATATTGACCAATATGAAACAAATAATGTGGATACGCCAAAGGATGATGAAAAAACATGGATATGGATTTTCTACTTTCACTTTTAACGATTATTGGAATTGACATTGTATTAGGGGGAGACAATGCGATTGTAGTAGCTCTCGCTTGTAGAAATTTGCCTAAAGAAATACGGAATAAAGCAATTGTTCTCGGTATTGGCTTAGCACTTATTACACGAATGTGCTTAACGCTTGTAGCCGTTCAATTACTAGAAATCCCTTTCCTTTTAGCAATAAGTGGAGCCCTGCTGATTTATATCGCTTATAGTTTATTAACCGATCATGCAGATGATCGGAACATTGAAGGCGGAACGAATTTATGGAGTGCAATCAAAGCAATAATTATTGCAGACCTAGTTATGGGCTTTGACAATGTCATTGCCGTAGCCGGAGCTGCTCATGGAGACACTCTATTAGTAATGCTAGGTCTAATTATTTCAGTTCCTATCATTATTTGGGGAAGCAAATTAATTTTAAGAGCGTTTGATCGATTTCCGATTATCGTCTACTTTGGTGCAGGCATTCTTGCTTTCACTGCAAGCCGAATGATTACACATGAGGTAATGCTTGCTCCATTATTTAGCCAACATCCATTATTCACGTTTTTATTTAAAGTCATCATCATAGCTGGTGTCATTATAGCCGGTATAATCCGTGTTAAATGGGCAAAAGCACAATAAGAAGAAAACCCTTCTATTTTCTTAAATAGAAGGGTTTTCCAAATTAATTAACTAGTCGTTGAGCTTCTTGCAATTGGAAAGTACGTACTTTCCTAGGAAGAAAACGACGAATTTCTGCATCATTATAACCAACTTGTAGACGCTTTTCATCAAAGATAATTGGGCGACGAAGTAAGCCAGGGTTCTCACTAATAATCTTAAATAACGTTTGTAAAGGCAACGCCTCTAACTCAACCTCTAACTCTTGAAATACTTTAGAACGAGTTGAAATAATCTCATCTGTTCCATCCTCTGTCATTCTAACTACTTGTTTTACTTCTTCAACCGTCAATGGAGAAGCAAAAATATTTCGTTCCTCAAAAGGAATATTATGTTCTTCTAACCATGCCTTTGCTTTTCGGCATGATGTACAACTTGGTGATGTAAGCAATGTAACCATATAATCGGACCTCTCCTCTCAAGTTTGAGATCTTTATTGTCATTATCAAATATTTATCACATAGCCATTATACTTTCTTGTTTAACTTTTGTATATATATTATCGATAAATTATTATACATTTATTAAACGCTATACAAAATGTATACCCTCTATATGATTTTATAAACTTATTATAACAAGAAAATCTTTTCTAAACAAATATGTTTATTTAGTTCTTTTATAATAATTCTTCTTTTAGACTAATACTTGTCACATGAATGTCACACCTTCATAATGTGTATGAATCCCTCCATATCTTTTTACACACTTCTTAATAATTCAAATAGATTTTTACATTATTACGCAACTGACATCTTAAAGAACGACCAAGTGATAAGAAAAACATTAATTAAAAAAATGGTGACTGAAAGGGAATTCACCTTTACAGTCACCATTTATCACGATATTACTAAAGTATAACTTATGCAGTTGTTCTCTTTGATTGCGGCATCGGATTCCTTTTCGGTTTAAGACGCCATTTTCCGGCATTTTTCTTCAATAGATTTTTAAGCCAACCACGCTTTTTCTTACGCTGTAACGTCTTTCTCTTCATTCGAATCACCTCTTTATTGAACGATTCAGTTTAAAGACTCGCTTGATCTTTCTCAGCTTCATACGTTAGGACAACATCTACATCTTCATATGCCTCACCATATAATTCTTTGTCTTTATACGTATGAATATTTTCGTACGTATGCTTCATTTTTTCGTAAATACTCTTTTCTGTATCATCCGTTGGAGACCAAAAAAGAATTTCTAATTCATTTACCTCGTTTGTAGCAAGAGACCGCCTTTTATAACCTATTGATTCTGCGTGCTTAAATCCTTCTCTGGCATAAAAGCGCTGCCTTTTCTTTGTATCAGTATCTTCATAATCTACAGGTTCAACCTCAAGAATGATTGGCTTTCCCTTTTCCTTTAGTTCGTTAAGCAGCTTCTTTCCAAGCCCTTGCCCTCTTGCATCTTTCGAAACAAATAGATAATCAACAAAAACGAAATCATCTGTTTCTACATACATCATAACATGATTAGGGCCTTCATCTTTATGGTAAATATCGGCCTTTTCCTTTAACAGTAGATCCATATGCTCTTTTGATTTCATCTCTTCTATCGGAAAGTATTTATTTAGCTTTTCATACCAGTTCATTATTCGACCTCCGTCTACTCATGATACTTATAGTATATTCATCTTTTAAAAAAGCATAAACTCCCTTATTTTATCATTTAACAGGAAGATTCTGCTTTTGCCGTAACTTCTATAGTTTATGCATCTGTGACATACAATTACACGGCATTCCTCCTTAACCTGTCACAATTGATTCTTAACACGTAGCCCATGATCGTTTGCCAAACAAAAAGATGACAATAAGGAATTACCTTAAAGCCATCTATTGAGTACTCATGGTTTATAATTAACACCTTCTGTATATTGATTAGAAGCGTTCCAAAGCAGGAACTCATTTATTCCTTCTTCCTGCAACGCTTTAATTTGGGCTTCAACCTCTTTTTTTCCATACTGTTTATAGTTTCCTGTACCCAACCATGTTGCTGTAAAATCCTGAATCCAGGGTCTGGAAGTAGGACGATTCTCTATATTATTTAATACCTTATTTTCAACTTCTGCATAAGCTTTTGTCAGTTCATAAGGGTATAAATCAGGTTTATCAATGCCAAAATAAGGTGTCCAATGACTTGGATAAATCATGGAAGAGATTACATCGACATGACTTGAGATTTTAGCAAAGTTTTGTCCAATCCCTGGTGCTTCTTCAATTGTTGCTGCATATCCGAATATATCGACAGAAACATCCACTCCATAAGGAGCTAACTGTTCTTTTGCATAAGCAACAAAATCTGATACAGCAGCCACTCGTCTTTCTACATTATTCTCACCGTCTTTATACGTGCCTACTTCATATTCCAACATTTCATCTCGACGCTCAAAACCTTCGGGAAAGCGTACATAATCAAATTGAATTTCTTTAAAACCTAGCTTGGCTGCTTTTTCAGCAATCTGAATGTTGTAATCCCAAACTTCTTTTAAAAAGGGATTAACGAAAGCTTCACCTCTATTATTTTTCCAAACATCACCATTTTCTTTGAATGATAACTCTGGTCTTTTGTTAGCGAGGACTGAATCTTTGAAGACAACGATCCGCGCAATTGGGTATACTTGATTTTCTTCTAGAGTTTTCATTAATTGGTTCGGATCAGTAATGTAGTTCTTAGAAACGTCTTTAAACTGTGAGCTTTCTTCAGGAAGATAAGTTAAATACCCATGATCATCTTTTATGTCAATAACCATAGAATTCAGCTCACTTGAGTTAATTAAATCTAAGAGGGTCTGAAATCTTTGCCCGCCAGCAGTATTTCCAGTGACATAAATCCCTCGCACCCCGTCTTCAGGATAGTCAAATGTGTAACCTGATTGAAAAGCGAATCTTGTTGCTTCATCGGGAATGCTAAAAGGCGTCTTCTTCCCAAACTTAAACTGATGTTCTCTTGCAACGTTTGACTCTGTCTGCTCTGCTTGTGCAGAAAAAGGCCCGACTAAGCCAAGAATGCAAAGCATGAGCACAAATACCACCTTTCGCATAAAACCACACCTTTTTATTTGGTTTTGTGTTCACATCATTATTTTATGTATTAATCCTCATCTTTAGCATCCCAATCTTCAGGAATCGGTTCCTCTGTTTCCAGTGCTAGCTGT
Proteins encoded:
- the cls gene encoding cardiolipin synthase is translated as MKNQLNVIVFLALLLALLYMTRGHWEGWVVGALSVAFSLSVVFIAVVIFFENRHPTKTLTWLLVLAAFPLFGFFFYLLFGQNHRKNRSFSNKAIQDEQEFKKIEGDRQLNEDQINSMGEHQQLLFRLAHRLGNNPVSFSSETKVLTDGKETFTHILRALRLAKHHIHLEYYIVRDDKLGKEIKDILMERAKAGVEVRFLYDAVGSWKLSKAYIKDLRMSGVEVVPFSPVRLPFLNHKLNYRNHRKIIVIDGVIGFVGGLNIGDEYLGRHSYFGKWRDTHLFVRGEAVRTLQLIFLRDWFYQTGEKILSPTYLSPSLPTVSGDGGVQMIASGPDTRWEVNKKLFFSMITSAKKSIWIASPYFIPDDDILSALKIAALSGIDVRLLVPNRPDKRIVFHASRSYFPELLETGVKVYEYNRGFMHSKLMIVDHELASIGTSNMDMRSFHLNFEVNAYLYRTKSVTKLVSDFVYDLNHSNQLDYKLFKNRSIFHRIIESTSRLLSPLL
- the mecA gene encoding adaptor protein MecA, which encodes MDIERVNDTTIKFYITYTDIEDRGFDRDEIWYNRERGEELFFEMMNEANDRDDEFELEGPLWIQIHALDKGLEIVVTRGQVSDGNVKLEIPVSDRDSGDTNLIDLMAGNEEDELEPANDHLEIVIGFRDFEDIISLSHNFFIDDLYNELYHFEGTYYLYVVFNDERYNEDEQDDMLSQMLEYGYESDISIYRMMEYGKEIVKENALPVIRTSFSK
- a CDS encoding TerC family protein, which codes for MDMDFLLSLLTIIGIDIVLGGDNAIVVALACRNLPKEIRNKAIVLGIGLALITRMCLTLVAVQLLEIPFLLAISGALLIYIAYSLLTDHADDRNIEGGTNLWSAIKAIIIADLVMGFDNVIAVAGAAHGDTLLVMLGLIISVPIIIWGSKLILRAFDRFPIIVYFGAGILAFTASRMITHEVMLAPLFSQHPLFTFLFKVIIIAGVIIAGIIRVKWAKAQ
- the spxA gene encoding transcriptional regulator SpxA, encoding MVTLLTSPSCTSCRKAKAWLEEHNIPFEERNIFASPLTVEEVKQVVRMTEDGTDEIISTRSKVFQELEVELEALPLQTLFKIISENPGLLRRPIIFDEKRLQVGYNDAEIRRFLPRKVRTFQLQEAQRLVN
- a CDS encoding GNAT family N-acetyltransferase, translated to MNWYEKLNKYFPIEEMKSKEHMDLLLKEKADIYHKDEGPNHVMMYVETDDFVFVDYLFVSKDARGQGLGKKLLNELKEKGKPIILEVEPVDYEDTDTKKRQRFYAREGFKHAESIGYKRRSLATNEVNELEILFWSPTDDTEKSIYEKMKHTYENIHTYKDKELYGEAYEDVDVVLTYEAEKDQASL
- a CDS encoding putative glycoside hydrolase, which codes for MRKVVFVLMLCILGLVGPFSAQAEQTESNVAREHQFKFGKKTPFSIPDEATRFAFQSGYTFDYPEDGVRGIYVTGNTAGGQRFQTLLDLINSSELNSMVIDIKDDHGYLTYLPEESSQFKDVSKNYITDPNQLMKTLEENQVYPIARIVVFKDSVLANKRPELSFKENGDVWKNNRGEAFVNPFLKEVWDYNIQIAEKAAKLGFKEIQFDYVRFPEGFERRDEMLEYEVGTYKDGENNVERRVAAVSDFVAYAKEQLAPYGVDVSVDIFGYAATIEEAPGIGQNFAKISSHVDVISSMIYPSHWTPYFGIDKPDLYPYELTKAYAEVENKVLNNIENRPTSRPWIQDFTATWLGTGNYKQYGKKEVEAQIKALQEEGINEFLLWNASNQYTEGVNYKP